From a single Capsicum annuum cultivar UCD-10X-F1 unplaced genomic scaffold, UCD10Xv1.1 ctg79360, whole genome shotgun sequence genomic region:
- the LOC124895034 gene encoding sericin-1-like: GGSSSDSSSSNGSGGSNSSGSGSGGSGSSGSNGNGSSGSRGSVGSGGSGSVGSDSGGSDGSGGSNCSDSGSGSSGSGNGSGDSNSDSGSSDSSGNSGGSSMVVVVAAQQE, encoded by the coding sequence TGGTGGTAGTAGTAgtgatagtagtagtagtaatggTAGTGGTGGTAGTAatagtagtggtagtggtagtggtggtagtggtagtagtgGTAGTAATGGTAATGGTAGTAGTGGTAGTAGAGGTAGTGTTggtagtggtggtagtggtagtgtTGGTAGTGATAGTGGTGGTAGTGATGGTAGTGGTGGCAGTAATTGTAGtgatagtggtagtggtagtagtggtagtggtaaTGGTAGTGGTGATAGTAATAGTGATAGTGGTAGTAGTGATAGTAGTGGTAATAGTGGTGGTAGTagtatggtggtggtggtggcggcGCAACAGgagtag